The following DNA comes from Tunturibacter psychrotolerans.
TCCACGGCGCAGGACCATCTTGAGGATATTGCCTCTTTGAGCTCCCAGCGCGAGACGAACGGCGATCTCACGTCTTCGTTCATTCACAACATAGGAAATAGTCCCGTAGATTCCAAGCCCGGCTAACAGCAAGGCAGTCGCTGCAAAAAACGCAACCATTTCCATCGAGAATCGCCTAACGGAGAGCGAGGTGGAGAGCACGTCACCCAGCGCCTCCGCACGGAAGACCGGAAGTTCCGGATCGACAGCTTGGACCTGGCTTCGCTCCTGTTCGAGGATGGTGCTGGGATCGAGTTGTCCGCGAAGAAAGATGGCCAGGCTTTTGGCTGGGTGCTGGTATACGCTGCGGTAGATCTGCGGAGTTGCCACGTCCGCCAACGATTCCGTGCGGGCATCCGCAATCACGCCGACGATCGTGGTCCAGGCTGGCTTGGCAGAGTTCAACAGCTCTCGGGCATCCAAGTGCAAGCGGACGCGTTTGCCAAGCGGGTCCTGGTTTGGCCAGTAGGTGCGAGCCGCGGCCTGATTGATGACCGCAACCTGGGGCGTGTCCTCAAGGTCTTGGTCGCTGAAAAGGCGTCCGCGCAACAGCGGCATGCCTAACAGGTGGAAGTATTCGGGCGAAACGATGGGACTATGGATCACAGGAGCCTGATTGTCCATCGTCTCGATGCCTTCGCGGATCAATGGCAGCGTGCCTGGATTGCTGTGGCCCAGGGGAAGAGCATCCACGTCGCCGATGGCCGCCTCTTCTACGCCCGGCAGGATTCGGCTGCGGCGAAGAACCTCGCGCAGCAAGACCGATTCCTGAGTCGCGGTTCGGTAGATATCCTGACTGGGATCGTTAGGCCCCGGAAGCCAGGTTTGAATGGCCACAACGCGGTCAGGATTGAAACCGGGCTGCACCTTAAACAAGTCCCAAAAGCTGCGCAGTAGAAGACCCGCGGCGACCATGAGCACCAGCGAGAGCGCCAATTCACTGATGACCAGAATCTGGCGGGCGCGTGTGCGTCCATGTGAACCTACGGAGCCGCGGCCTTCCTGCCTGAGGGTACCGATCAAATCGACACTGCTCATAAGCCAGGCGGGAGCAAGCCCGAAGATGGTTCCTGCCGCGACGGAGACTGCGAGAGCGAACGCCAGAACGCCCCAGTTGATCGATATGTCATTCATGTGCGGGAGGCTCTCCGGAACCAACTGCAGCAGGAATTTCCTCGTGAAGAAGAGAATCGCACAACCGGCGATCCCGCCAAGCAGGAAGAGCAGCAGACTCTCGGTCAGAAGTTGACGGATGAGGCGCGTTCTTTGCGCTCCCAGAGCGTGGCGAACCGCGATCTCGCGGCCTCGCACGCTGGCCCTGGCGAGCAAGAGATTGGCGACGTTGACGCAACTGATCAGGAGGACCAATCCTACGGCCCCGAACAGCAGAATGAGAGATTGTCGAACGCTGCCGACCACGCTTTCGCTCAGCGGAGTCAGGCGCACGGTCCACGCAGCCTGTGACGGATATTCCTCCGGATATTGCTTTTTCAGCGATTCAACCAGCGCATCGAGGTGCTCCTGTGCGGCCGCAATCGAGAGACCGGGCTTCAGGCGCGCGACCGCTCGACTCTGCAGACGTAAACCACGCCGTGGGGGCGGAAACGGCAGACCGGCCATGCCGGCTCCCAGCCATACTTCCGTATTCCGCTCCTCGCTGGTTGAGCCCAAATCGCGAAAGCCGCGCGGCATGACGCCCACGACGTGATAAACGTCGTTGTCCAGGCGCAGCGCTTTGCCGACAATGTGCGGGTCGGCTCCGAATTCCCTCCTCCAGAGCCCATCGCTGATCACGGCCTCCAGGTTGAAGCCGGGAGTCGCATCGTGCGGATCGAATGTTCGACCCAACTGCGCGTCTACACCGAGGACCGTGAAGTAATTCGGCGTAGCGTGCTTATAGCTGAGACGTTCGGGCTGTGCACTGCCGGTCAGGTTCACGTCTGCGCCGGTGCCGGAAACCGACACGGACTGGAATATCCCGGCACTCTCGAGGTCTCTCCACTCAGGGACGGAGATGCCGACATCCTGCGCGCCTACGCCGGGAAGGTCGTCCATAACGCGCACCAACTCGGCAGGGTTTGGGTACGGCAAAGGGTGCAGCAGCGTGGCGTCGATCACGCTATAGATCGCAGTGGTAGCTCCAATGCCCAGCGCGATCGTGGCGATGGCAATGAAAGAGAATCCTGGAGATCTCAAAAGCATGCGAACCGCATACCGCAGGTCGAAGAGCAGATTCTCGATGAAGGGAATGCTTTGCTCGGCGTGGTGGCGTTCCCGGATGGCTTGAGCCGGCCCGAACTTGAGTGTCGCTTGCCTCCGCGCCTCAGACGGCGTCATTCCGCCGCGCATGTTCTCTTCTGTCTGTAAGACGAGATGTTCGGCGATCTCTTCCTGCAGGCGCTGGTCGGTACCGCGTTCTGTGGCGAGGTTGGATAAGCGTATGAAAAAGCGTCGCAGGATTTTCACGTTAGATCCTCCGCCTTGACGTTGAAGAAGCGCGCGATGATGGCCGCAGTCTGCTCCCAATCGCGGGCCTCCGCCTGGAGTTGCTTCCGGCCGGCCGCAGTAAGCCGATAGAAGCGCGCACGGCGGTTGTTTTCCGATACGCCCCACTCGGAGGCGATTGAGCCTTCATGCTCGAGTTTGAGCAGCAAGGGATACAGCGTGCCCTGGTTGACAGCCAGAAGGTCTTCGCTGATCTGCTCGATGCGCCGCGCGATTCCCCAACCGTGTTGCGCCCCCAGGACATCCAGCGTCTTGAGCACCATCAGCGTGAGGGTTCCCTGCAATACATCCGGCTTTTCCTTCATCGGAGATTCACCTTTAGGTTTCCAACAGGAATCTTGACATGCTTCCTTTTGGAAAGCAACAGGAGATTTTAAATTTTCTTTTCAACGAAAAATCCAGAAGAGTTGTCGTGAAACCGCCGGCATACTTTTCATTGAAGACGGCGTAGATTGATTCCGAATAAAGCGACAAGTGTCGAGAGATCTGCAAGCAGTTCCGACCTCAACTGTTGACTTCAGGCCAATATACTCATCGCACAGTATTTGAATCGACTCCGAAGGCTGCCTCAGCACTTTTCTCCCGCAATGTAGTTGTCGACGCTTGCTCTCGATATGCCAAACTCCTTTGCGAGTGTCGTCTTCCCTTCCCCTGCTTTGACTCGTGATCGCAGTAATGCCATCTTCTCTTTTGTAAGACTCGGCATTCTTCGCTGATACACATTTCCTTTCGCCTTGGCTAACGCGATGACCTCTCGCTGCCGCTTTTTGATGAGCTCGCGTTCGAATTGCGCGACAGCCCCCAGCATCGTGAGCAGCAAGTTTGACATCGGGTCTTTTCACCTGTGAAGGTGAGATTTCTTTTGGAATCGTACTTGGACTCCGCAAGGGCATTGTCAACTTGCGCACGAAACTTGAAAACACTGGTGCCATGAAGAGTGATTGCTTTCGTTACTCCGGCTATCGTTTCCCTTCCCAGATCAGCTATGCGGTGTGGACTTATCATCGCTTCTGCCTGAGTTTCCGGGATGTCGAAGATCTTCTGGCCGAGCGCGGCATCATCGTATCCTATGAAACGATTCGGCAGAGATGTGTGAGAAGCTCGGTCTCGACTATTCTCGGCGATTGAAGCTACGAGAGGACGGCTGGGAGACCACTGGCATTTGGATGAAGTATTCATTCGAATCAACGGCCATCAGAGGTATTTGTGGCGCGCCGTGGATCAGGGCGGCGACGTGATCGACATTCTGGTCCAGCCGCATCTGATCAGCGCGCCGCAGAGCGTTTTTTCGAAAACTCTTGCGTGGCCAGGGTTCGGACCCACTGCAGATCATCACCGACAAATTGAAGAGCTACTTCGCTGCCATGCGAGGCATCTTCAGCAACGTAACTCACAGGGTGGAGCGGTACGCCAACAATCGCGTCGAAGTTTCGCTTCAGCCGACGCGCCAACGGCAACGACCGATGCGCCGATTCAAATCTGCCAGACACGCACAACGCTTTCTCTCCCTCCATGATGCCGTCCGAAATCTGTTCCCAGTGGGCCGACACTTATTGAGGTCTAGTAATCACCGACTCCTGCGACCGCGGTCATTCGCGGTTTGGCGGGAAGTGACCGCGGCCTAAGCGAGCGCAAAAAACCCGCACCGTTCCCAGCTCAGAATGTCCCTCAGCGTCTTAAGTTGACAATTCCTTTTCTGGGTTTCCGTCTCAGATCAGCGATGAGTTGTCGGAAAGGGAGTCACATCTTAAAGGTGTCTGCCGATGTACACGTGGAACCGATTGCGCCTAGGACACATCAAAATCTCTGCATTGTAGATATGTTCTGCGCAAATCCCCTGCAGGCGACCGTACAACCCTCGTGAGAAGACGCAAGGCGATGGTCCCCGCAGTCGCTGGTGCGTAAACCTAGGGGTCCCCAAAGATATCCCCAAAGTCTACTTTTATCACATGGATTTTATTGATGTAAGCTATTGATAATATTGGCTCCTGAGGTAGGACTCGAACCTACAACCCTTCGGTTAACAGCTAGACATTTGCTCGTTTCAGCATTGCTCATCGGTACCATATGTTGCTTATTTAGCGAGACTTGTTGAGTGCTTAGGAAATTTTCTGACTGTGGGGACTACTCAAGATTACCCACCTTTTTGAAGTGTTCTCCCCACAAAATCCCCCACAGTCTTTTGGAGCCCAATTCTTGTTAAAAACAACAAAACCGACAGTCGAACGGCGTCCAGGGGTCATCGGCAAAATGCATCTTTCCGACGGTCCTTCCCGTTAGGCCCGGTAACACGCCCACCGCAGTTCCCTTCCCCATTCAAGGAAAGTCAGTGAATAGATCCCGCGTGGGAATTGAGAGCGCCTTCGCCAACTTGACGATGTTTTCGAGGGCGATGTTGCGTTCTCCCCGTTCTACTCCGCCGACATAATTGCGATGTAGCCCGGCGCGCTCCGCCAGTTCTTCTTGAGAAAATCCACGGTCATCGCGGAGGCTCCGTATTCTTGAGCCGAAACGAGACTTAATGGAAGTAGGAGGCACACCTCCATACTTCGATTATGACCACTATGAGTCTACACACGATGAGTGTGATAATGGCCAAGTCTGTACCAAGTGCGGGTAGTGCGGAGAGTCTGGAAATGCCTGAAGACATCATCGAGTGCACTGAAATCGTCGGTAAGGTTGTGAAATGTTTGAAACTATATCGAGCTGAGCCAGACGGCGCCGAGTTGCAGATCGACTTCGAGGATGGCACCTCGTTCTCGTGCATTTTGGAGAGCAAACCCTCGGTCAAAGCCAGTCTCATTCAGACTGGAGTTGGTACCCCAGAAGTGCTTCGCCACTACATCGCATAGCAACCACTATTCCCTCTTGGAATAACGGTGTTCCTAAAAGTTATTGGACTCGGTTGATTGGGTCATTCTAGTTTTGCGCCATGCTGACGCACCCGGTCAGCGGAGGTGCAATGTGGACCAAATCCTACCCGTCCTTCGATCGGATAAGTCATCCGTTCGGTTGCCTTTTACCCCTGGCCCTCCCTCGACAAGAGGAACCTCCATCTGGAGGCCAACAACCGCTCGAAAAGAAACCGTGCGTCGGGCCGTACGCGCCCTCGCACCCGCTCTTGTGGCGCTCTCATTTGCCACAGTCGCACATGCCCAAGGAACGATGGACTTCTCGGGGGCTCAGACCCTCATGGGAACGTTCAAGACGTTCGCCATCTACGCGGGTGCTGTCATCTGCTTTGGCGGTCTCATTTTCGCCGGCATTCGGATGATGAGCGGTCGCTTTCAAGACGCCATACCGGGCCTCTTCGGTGCGCTATTCGGTGCGGGCGTACTCGGATGGGGTGCTGGCTGGATCGGGTCTCTGACCGGCCAGTCAATGTGAGGGTGCCATGCACACGACCAAGCGGGGAGAACCGTTACCAATCAACCAAGCGCTGAATCGACCGAGGGCCAAACTTGGCCTGGATCTCTCGGCATGGATGGCGATCACATTCGTCACGGTAACGGTTTTCCTCGTTGGGTTCCGAATGATTGCCGTATTCAGTTTCCCAATGATGGCGGGCGGCGCGTGGCTTATCGTCCGCAAACACCCAAAGATGTTCCAACTGTGGGGCCTGATCTACGGCGATAGCCCCAATGCTCCGACTCAGACGTCAAACGCGTCTCAAGTCCAGGCCGAGGCCAAACAAAGGGCGCTTGCTCGCGAGAAGCAGCAACAGGACGCTATCAATAGCGATACGGTCGCCATCGACTTTGCGCACGCAGGAGGAGCGTCTTCAGCCTCCAGCCAGGCACCTACTGTTGTGCTTGGGCAACGAGAAGAAGCTCCCGTCAAGATGACAGGAGAGACGGCCACTCCGTCTGACGCCGGTAGTGGCGAAATAAGGCGGAGTCCTTCGCAGACCGCTTCTGACCAGCCTGCCAAGGCCGACGTCAAGACCAATCCGTTGGCCGGATATGACTTCGACGCTTATCAGGGGCGCTTATACCGAGTCTTCGAAGGAACTGTTTTCGAGGGTGTCGTCACGAATCACATCGACGGTGGACTGACTGGACCGATCTTGATCATGCTGACGACCGATTATTACTCCCACGACCATCAGCAGCTTCTTATGCCTCAGGGCACCAGGTTGATAGGCACCGTTCAGAGTGTCGGAAGCGCCCAGCAGCGAAAGATGTTCGTCACCTTCCATCGCGCCGTCTGCCCAGATGGATTCTCGTTGGATTTCGATAAATACATCGGCCTCGATCCGCTTGGAACAACGGGCTTAGCCACTAAGGTCGACCACGGCTACCTACAGGCATTTGCCGCTGCTGCCGCGCTCGGCGGATTGGGCGGACTCGCACAAATCGGGAACGACGGCAGTATCCTCTCGCCCTCCACCCAGATTCGCAATGGGATCTCCGGGCAAATGGCCGAAGAGGGGGAGCAGGTCCTCAATCACTTCCTGAATCGCCTACCCATCATCACTCTCAAAGAGGGTTCCCGTGCCCGCGTGTATGTGGGGAGAGACATCTTGATTCCGTCTTACGCGGAACACCGCGTCGACTCAACCCTGTAGAGCGGATGGATCCCACCAGCTCTGAATGCTGCTAACCCCAACCCGATGTCAGGAGCCCGTATGAAATTAATCAAGACAAAGAATAAGAAGTACCTCATCGTTGGAAGCTTGGTTCTGGCTACGGCCACCCCCAGCTTCGCGATCTTCGGTGTAGGCGACATCGTTTTCGACCCAACCAGTTATGCCAGCCTCGTCTCACAGGCGACAACGGCTCTCAACCAGCTCAAAACCATTCAGAGCAACATCGAGCACTTTTCGGTAAAACAGCAGTGGCAGACGGCTCTCACCAAGCTCGAAAACATGAACGTCGCTAGCATGTTCGGCGAGACGGCGGGAATCAACATTGCGTTGAATGCCAACTCGCCGTCGGCATCGCTGACAGGGTGGAAGACCGCCACAATGCCGATGAGTGGTAGTACGTCAGCCTACCTCCAGGGGCAGAACGTCAATAGTGCGCAGCGTGCCCAGCTCGCGATGATCGAAACCTCGGATGCGATCTCGCCCGATTGCCTTACTGCAGTGGGTACATATCGAAGCGGTCGCAACCAGAACTCCAACGCCAACTCGCTCCTTGCCCAACAGCAACTCGATATCACGTCTTCGACGAACAGTGAGATCGAGCAACTCAACTTATTGAACGCGGCAGAAGCCCAAAGAATGTCGGAGATGCAGGCGCAAGGTACGCTGCAGGCTTGTCTTGCCGCTCAGATGACGGTCGCCAACATGCAGGAACGTAACGCTGCTGTACTAGACCTGAACACAGCCGCTACAGTCCAGCAGCAGCGCTCGACGAACGATACCAGCGCTGCCAACGAATCGAATACTTGGCAGACCTATCTTCCTTAGGGCGGAGTTGATTCCCAATGCCGAGTGCGATCAATACGAAGATCCTACTTGCGATCCTTGCGGCACTGACGGTCATCGGCGGTGCCGCGATCTATCAACGTCGCGCTGCCGAGAAGGCAGCCGCCATTCTCCAACAGCAACAGCGCGACGCCGAAGAACAGAAGAAACGAGATGAAGCTTTCCGACAGCAGGTAGAGAAGGACAAGAAGAAGCACAGCTCCTCCGCTGCAAACGAAGGCAAGACTTGGAAGACCTACGTCCCCTAATGAGAGAGTGTCCCGATGGCATCGATAACTTTGTTAGCCCAAGCTCTACCAAGCGCGAGTTCCGGCGTGAACTGGCTTTACCAGTTCACGAATAACCTCACCAATCTGACGACGCAAAACGGCGGAGCGCTGACCCAGCTTGGACTCACGGAACTAAGCGCCATCTCGCTCTTTGTGCTCATCAGTATGGTCATCAACTGGAATACCACCGGCATGACCCTTCGTTTCCACACACAGCCGGTACGCGTTGGCGATATGACCAACTTCCTCTTGCGGCTGATTGTCTGCTGCCTGCTCGAAAACTATTGGGTCAATCCGTTTCCGGGAGCCAGCTTCGGCATCAATCACTTCTTTTCCTACATCGCTCAGTCAATGGTGGCCGTCTTCGATCAGAATTCTCTCGACAATCTGCTTCAACTGGTTAAAACGGCTGGAGACAACACGGCGATGCCGTCGATCACGGCACCCACTCAGATCCTTTGCTATATCCTTGTGCAGATTCTTCTCGGTCTGGCTTCCGCAATCCTTTTTGTCATCAATTGCAGCTCATTCATCCTATACGGCGTAACCGCGCTCTTCGGGCCGATCTTTGTACCTTTGCTTATGACGAAGACCTTCCAATCGAAGTTCTTTCACTTCCTAGACGTCCTAATAGGTTTCGCCATGATCAGGGCTGTTGCCGGCGCCTTCATCTTCGTGTGGGCCGGCTTTATGAACGCCTTCATTCAACAGACGTTCAATGGCAACTATTCGATGGAGATGTGGCTTGCAAATCTTATCCCTTGCGTGATGGTTTTCATCGCGTTCATCATTAATATGCTCTTCATTCCGAGTATGACGCAGGCCATATTCGGTGGAGCGGCTGGACTAGTTTCGGCTGCCCCCGGAGTGGCTGGAAGCATCGGCGGCATGGCCCTCATGAAGAAGGCTGGAGGTGCATAGCATGTGGAACTTCTTATTAGCCCTGTTCGTCGGGACTGCTGCAGGTAGTACTCGCACCGCGCAGCGATCCGTGAGGCCCATCTTGGCCCTACTCGCAATTGGAGTCATCGTCGCTGGTTTGATCTACGCATGCGTTATCTTCAAGGCCGTCTCGGAAAGGAGCAGCAAACCCCATGTCAGCACACACAGCACGCATTGAAACCACCCTTACTCGGGAGCACGCGCTCCTCGCCGACAAGATCGGCAATGAGGTGTATGCCTCGCACTATGCTGAGCGGAAAGCCTATCGATTTGCACTTGGATGTGGGGCCGTTGCGCTCCTGGCCTCCATCGGGATGAATGTCTCGCTGGCTCACCGGCCGATGGCGAATCGGTACATCCGGATAGACGAGATGGGACGCGCTCAGGCCATCGCTTACAGCGACCTGAATTACAGCCCGCGCGAGGGTGAGGTTCGCACTTATCTGACCGATTGGGCCAACTACCGGTACACGATAAGCCGCGATACGGTGGCCAAGAAGTACCCCCTGAATTACTATTTTCTCTCCCAGACGTTGGCCTCCCAGTTGATGACCGATGACAACGCAAATCACTTCGTCTCCCAGGTCGTGGGAGGCCAAATCGAACAGAGCGATGTGGAGGTGAAGAATGTCACGATCACCTCTATGTCTGAGGAGACTGTTCAGGGAGCCAGAATCGCACGTGGGAATGCCCTGATTACTCTCGACAAGCTCTACTCGCCCCACAACTCGCGGGAGCCGAGAACCGAGCACTGGGCGATGACAGTGACCTATTACCTCAACCCAAAGCAGGTTAGCGATCAGGCGAAGATCTTTCCGCAGTTCGAGACGATCAACCCCCTCGGCTTGACCGTCACCGAGTTTCACGAAAACCGGCTCTCGGTTGATCTGATCGCCCCCGGAACTACCGGACCACTGCAGTCGTTCCCCAGCCAAGTTCCGGCCGGAGGTTCCCGATGAGTTATCACCTGATTTTGCCGTTTTTCCCCGAGGAGTTGCGCGAGCTGTTGCTTGACCCGTCTATTTCGGACCTGATGATCAACGGCACCACCGGCGTCTTCGCGGACCGGAACGGCGTGGTCCAGCATATTCCTCTTGCTTCGCCCTATTCCAACGATCGGCTGCAGGCGGCAATCGAGCGTGTGGCCCGCATCCTGGGGCAAGATCTTTCGTCCCAGAATCCGATCCTTAACACGCGCTTGCCGGACGGCTCCCGCGTTGCCGTGGTTGGTGCCCCATCATCCATCAACGGCCCGACCCTTACCATCCGCAAATTCAACCGCTGGTATACCTCGGATGAGCTAATCGCATCGGGCAGCCTACCGTCGCACGTCAGAAACGAAGTAGTAAGCCTAATGAACGCCAAAAAGAACGGCATCATCAGCGGCGGAACCGGCTCAGGGAAAACTACCTTAATGAAGGCGCTCCTCGACCACGTACCCAGGCACGAGCGTCTCGTCGTAATCGAGCAACCCGCGGAGTTGAAGGTGTCTCATCCAAATGCAGTTCGCTGGGAGGCTGTAGAGGCGATTCCGGGGCAGGTAGCCATTACTTCAAGCCAACTTCTGGCCGCCGCTCTCCGCCATCGTCCCGACCGAATCATCATGGGCGAAATCCGCGATGAGTGCGGCTACGACCTGTTGCAAGCTATGAATACTGGCCACGGCGGAACACTTTCGACCATCCACGCAAAGTCTGCGTGGGATGCCCTTAATCGCCTATCTGATTTGGCCCTGAGTGCGAGGGCAAATCTGAACCATGCGTTTGTGCGTTCTGAGACCGCAGAAGCGATTGACTTCGTCCTTTATTGCGAACGCGACCATACCGGCCGCCGTCGAGTTCGCGAGTTGGTGAAAGTGAACGGTTACACCCATGCGGACCAATCCTTTCAGACGGAGGACATTTATCGTGCTTCCGCCGCCTGAACGCAGGCAATCCAGCTAAGAACCCAATCCGAATCTGAGGTCACTTCGATGTCCGATCAAGCTGCCAATATGGCTGCACAGCCCAACTCGTCTCAAGAAGCGCGTAGCGTGCCCATACCGAGCCGCGAAGGACGCGACAGGCACAGTTCGAAGCCATCCTCAATCGGAGTCTCAGCCCGCCCGAGATGGGCCGCAGTTCGGACGAACTTCTATCGCCGAGACGTGAAGAGTGACTTTGGTGCATTGAGAGTCTTTCCGCCTCGTATCCCGTCCTCTACTCGGGATCACGCTTCGGGGCCTATCCGGCGCCCAGCGGCTCGGCGCTCTTCTGCTTCGGCTTCGCCGCCCTACGGGTTACGGTTTCCGTCTACGACCGACCCTCCGCAAATGCAGAGCTTGGCACTTGGGAGCCGGGCCCGCTCGCCAGGCTTTGCCGGGAGTGACCCGAGCAAGATACGGGAAATTCAACGAAACGGAGAACACCATCATGTACCAGAACAAAGTTACCCTCATCGGCTTCCTCGGCAACGACGCAGAGGTTCGCTCCAACGATAACCGCAGCCTGACCACCCTCTCGCTGGCAACCAAGAGCTCTTACAAAAAGGACGGCAAGTACATCGAACATACCGAGTGGCACCGTTGCGTCGCTTTCGGCAAGCTCGGAGAGTTCGCCAGCACGCTCAAGAAAGGCGCTCATATACAGGTCGAGGGCGAGCTGCGCAGCCGGAAGTATGACAGCAAGAAGACGAATTCAGAGCAGACCGTTTGGGAGATTCGGGTCAACTCGATTCTCAAGCTGGATCGCGCCGCCAAATCGACGGCTGAGGAGCAGGAAGAAGACGATACTCCGCAGGAGGACGCGGCCGCATAGGCCGTTTCTTCATTACTTTCACGGAAGCTCGGCTAGCGCCGGGCTTCCATCACTGTGAGGCTTCGCAATGAACCTGAAATCAGCCCAAGAGTTCTTGACTCGGTGCTTTGCCCCGGAAGAAACGATCGCCCTCCTATTGCGCTCCGAAGCGACCGCCAGGGTCACGCAACGGATCGTGACCGTGAAACAAGCAACTGGTCTTCGATATCTCGGATGGCTCGCCTACGAAAACACCACCGGCGCGAACATCTATGTAGCGGCGAATCCACTTCGTTCAGGCAGCAGGAAGCGCACGAAAGAAAGCATCGCATCGGTACGCCATATCTACATTGATATCGACACAGACGGCGAGGCTCGAATCGCGACGGTCCGGTCCACCGAACTTATACCCGCACCTACCGTCATCCTGTCTACATCGCCCGGCAAGTATCAGGCTCTTTGGCGTGTTGACGGCTTCGATTTGGTGAGTCAGGAAGATTTGCTCAAGCATCTCGCAATCGCTTTCGGTGGCGACCCAGCTTGCACCGATTGCAATCGTGTACTTCGAATACCCGGCTTCCTGAATCGCAAATACGATCCAGCTTACCTCGTGAGCGCTGAGTATTTTGGCAATTCGGTACATAAGCCGATTGACTTTCTGTTGCCGATAGCTTCCGTCGGCACTGCGCTCTCTGAGTGCTTAGACCTGACTCCGAAAAGACCTGGGCTGCACAGCACATCGGAGAGCGATTGGGCTTGGGTCTC
Coding sequences within:
- a CDS encoding ABC transporter permease, which produces MKILRRFFIRLSNLATERGTDQRLQEEIAEHLVLQTEENMRGGMTPSEARRQATLKFGPAQAIRERHHAEQSIPFIENLLFDLRYAVRMLLRSPGFSFIAIATIALGIGATTAIYSVIDATLLHPLPYPNPAELVRVMDDLPGVGAQDVGISVPEWRDLESAGIFQSVSVSGTGADVNLTGSAQPERLSYKHATPNYFTVLGVDAQLGRTFDPHDATPGFNLEAVISDGLWRREFGADPHIVGKALRLDNDVYHVVGVMPRGFRDLGSTSEERNTEVWLGAGMAGLPFPPPRRGLRLQSRAVARLKPGLSIAAAQEHLDALVESLKKQYPEEYPSQAAWTVRLTPLSESVVGSVRQSLILLFGAVGLVLLISCVNVANLLLARASVRGREIAVRHALGAQRTRLIRQLLTESLLLFLLGGIAGCAILFFTRKFLLQLVPESLPHMNDISINWGVLAFALAVSVAAGTIFGLAPAWLMSSVDLIGTLRQEGRGSVGSHGRTRARQILVISELALSLVLMVAAGLLLRSFWDLFKVQPGFNPDRVVAIQTWLPGPNDPSQDIYRTATQESVLLREVLRRSRILPGVEEAAIGDVDALPLGHSNPGTLPLIREGIETMDNQAPVIHSPIVSPEYFHLLGMPLLRGRLFSDQDLEDTPQVAVINQAAARTYWPNQDPLGKRVRLHLDARELLNSAKPAWTTIVGVIADARTESLADVATPQIYRSVYQHPAKSLAIFLRGQLDPSTILEQERSQVQAVDPELPVFRAEALGDVLSTSLSVRRFSMEMVAFFAATALLLAGLGIYGTISYVVNERRREIAVRLALGAQRGNILKMVLRRGLGLAAAGAGLGVAGALIVSHLMTGLLYGVSPTDLPTFAGVTLVLTTVALAASYIPALRAMRLDPITTLHSE
- a CDS encoding PadR family transcriptional regulator, whose product is MKEKPDVLQGTLTLMVLKTLDVLGAQHGWGIARRIEQISEDLLAVNQGTLYPLLLKLEHEGSIASEWGVSENNRRARFYRLTAAGRKQLQAEARDWEQTAAIIARFFNVKAEDLT
- a CDS encoding recombinase family protein, whose protein sequence is MSNLLLTMLGAVAQFERELIKKRQREVIALAKAKGNVYQRRMPSLTKEKMALLRSRVKAGEGKTTLAKEFGISRASVDNYIAGEKC
- a CDS encoding helix-turn-helix domain-containing protein translates to MPPTSIKSRFGSRIRSLRDDRGFSQEELAERAGLHRNYVGGVERGERNIALENIVKLAKALSIPTRDLFTDFP
- a CDS encoding TrbI/VirB10 family protein, coding for MHTTKRGEPLPINQALNRPRAKLGLDLSAWMAITFVTVTVFLVGFRMIAVFSFPMMAGGAWLIVRKHPKMFQLWGLIYGDSPNAPTQTSNASQVQAEAKQRALAREKQQQDAINSDTVAIDFAHAGGASSASSQAPTVVLGQREEAPVKMTGETATPSDAGSGEIRRSPSQTASDQPAKADVKTNPLAGYDFDAYQGRLYRVFEGTVFEGVVTNHIDGGLTGPILIMLTTDYYSHDHQQLLMPQGTRLIGTVQSVGSAQQRKMFVTFHRAVCPDGFSLDFDKYIGLDPLGTTGLATKVDHGYLQAFAAAAALGGLGGLAQIGNDGSILSPSTQIRNGISGQMAEEGEQVLNHFLNRLPIITLKEGSRARVYVGRDILIPSYAEHRVDSTL
- a CDS encoding type IV secretion system protein; this encodes MASITLLAQALPSASSGVNWLYQFTNNLTNLTTQNGGALTQLGLTELSAISLFVLISMVINWNTTGMTLRFHTQPVRVGDMTNFLLRLIVCCLLENYWVNPFPGASFGINHFFSYIAQSMVAVFDQNSLDNLLQLVKTAGDNTAMPSITAPTQILCYILVQILLGLASAILFVINCSSFILYGVTALFGPIFVPLLMTKTFQSKFFHFLDVLIGFAMIRAVAGAFIFVWAGFMNAFIQQTFNGNYSMEMWLANLIPCVMVFIAFIINMLFIPSMTQAIFGGAAGLVSAAPGVAGSIGGMALMKKAGGA
- a CDS encoding type IV secretion system protein, which gives rise to MSAHTARIETTLTREHALLADKIGNEVYASHYAERKAYRFALGCGAVALLASIGMNVSLAHRPMANRYIRIDEMGRAQAIAYSDLNYSPREGEVRTYLTDWANYRYTISRDTVAKKYPLNYYFLSQTLASQLMTDDNANHFVSQVVGGQIEQSDVEVKNVTITSMSEETVQGARIARGNALITLDKLYSPHNSREPRTEHWAMTVTYYLNPKQVSDQAKIFPQFETINPLGLTVTEFHENRLSVDLIAPGTTGPLQSFPSQVPAGGSR
- a CDS encoding CpaF family protein; the encoded protein is MSYHLILPFFPEELRELLLDPSISDLMINGTTGVFADRNGVVQHIPLASPYSNDRLQAAIERVARILGQDLSSQNPILNTRLPDGSRVAVVGAPSSINGPTLTIRKFNRWYTSDELIASGSLPSHVRNEVVSLMNAKKNGIISGGTGSGKTTLMKALLDHVPRHERLVVIEQPAELKVSHPNAVRWEAVEAIPGQVAITSSQLLAAALRHRPDRIIMGEIRDECGYDLLQAMNTGHGGTLSTIHAKSAWDALNRLSDLALSARANLNHAFVRSETAEAIDFVLYCERDHTGRRRVRELVKVNGYTHADQSFQTEDIYRASAA
- a CDS encoding single-stranded DNA-binding protein — its product is MYQNKVTLIGFLGNDAEVRSNDNRSLTTLSLATKSSYKKDGKYIEHTEWHRCVAFGKLGEFASTLKKGAHIQVEGELRSRKYDSKKTNSEQTVWEIRVNSILKLDRAAKSTAEEQEEDDTPQEDAAA